The Lytechinus pictus isolate F3 Inbred chromosome 10, Lp3.0, whole genome shotgun sequence genome includes a window with the following:
- the LOC129270375 gene encoding uncharacterized protein LOC129270375 yields MDGLFIHHNVALLFIIPIFLKTCQCNALSLMQGQDGILIFPYPCNSTSVTLQYSYRNPFYRSTDESQLSLQKSQEHRYRVELTRDEDSPKECFVNLTISSITRDDQGTYILFVYMDREILGDATQRIWLGVDYPPGKASVVGMEAKGGNWMAVDFTAPLGSIGGKIECYQGGEWMPPLSEPTETDALLKQTILIRKSHPVFCCSSVFNEDKDVCACNDTALYLEPSSSNTPCPTVPRKIPTTSRYRSPEASEITLSVTSTNYIQSTSTKFQDACNKSPHNLKMALIISPIVMVIVVMIQCLLCIKRRQKCSTNNNRLYGASSSKRFEDNNNDAQESTMVRFI; encoded by the coding sequence ATGGACGGATTATTTATCCACCATAATGTTGCGTTGTTGTTCATTATTCCCATATTtctgaaaacatgtcagtgtaaTGCATTATCTTTAATGCAAGGGCAAGATGGAATCCTGATTTTCCCATATCCATGTAACAGTACGTCAGTCACGTTACAATATTCATACAGAAATCCATTTTACAGATCAACGGATGAATCGCAACTGTCTTTACAGAAAAGTCAGGAGCACAGATACAGAGTAGAGTTAACACGTGATGAGGACAGTCCTAAAGAATGCTTTGTCAACCTCACAATTAGCAGTATCACAAGAGACGATCAAGGGACATACATTCTGTTTGTATATATGGATAGGGAAATACTGGGTGATGCAACACAGAGGATTTGGCTAGGAGTTGATTATCCTCCAGGAAAGGCATCGGTCGTCGGAATGGAAGCAAAGGGTGGAAACTGGATGGCTGTGGATTTCACAGCTCCGCTGGGGAGCATTGGAGGGAAGATAGAATGTTATCAAGGTGGTGAATGGATGCCTCCACTCTCTGAACCAACTGAGACTGATGCGTTATTGAAACAGACTATTCTCATCAGAAAATCACACCCTGTATTTTGCTGTTCTTCTGTTTTCAATGAAGATAAAGATGTATGTGCATGCAATGATACTGCATTGTACCTGGAGCCTTCCAGCAGCAATACGCCATGCCCAACTGTCCCAAGGAAAATTCCAACAACCTCTCGGTACAGAAGTCCAGAAGCTTCAGAGATCACATTGTCTGTCACCTCTACAAACTACATCCAATCAACATCCACAAAATTCCAGGATGCCTGTAATAAGTCCCCACATAATCTGAAAATGGCACTCATAATTTCACCAATTGTTATGGTCATTGTAGTAATGATCCAATGTCTCCTTTGTATAAAGAGGAGACAGAAATGTAGTACCAACAATAACAGATTGTATGGCGCTTCTTCATCAAAAAGGTTTGAAGATAATAATAACGATGCTCAAGAAAGTACAATGGTGAGATTTATTTGA
- the LOC129270368 gene encoding uncharacterized protein LOC129270368, whose protein sequence is MTHRSSSLNCEKIIELLTSHLTSSKNLHLLCLFGIEGILKEDVISSDVALSLLSSHLKSLQDSQDKAVRAKSLKILRQLERLEADTSLDQPLMPEGQLKPQSVFEAAGQDIPGPLVNTTSMKAAVSRETPSAIIVGNSKTSGGSLFSGMTVAAMPQVSPEDQVSTGMSSSASCRTKDSEGNPVSDLLIDNQFMSESGSSEANLLLPDAKANLVSNHETHGDSTLMSSPVTHGVIPVNPVGASEYQDVVHREATQHRSVDPIMSREAGFADLWKTVSPKKASSHPKSSSEQVLSKLSTVNPQVDMPSQRHPSGAFQQPVMTAQHISQMYPQLSSVMLSGTTSVPINLAKKPTTGFGFVVDTDDDEQQKAGTSRDAFSFIQDAIKNSKS, encoded by the exons atgacccacag GAGTTCCTCATTAAACTGTGAAAAGATAATTGAACTACTGACTTCACATCTAACATCATCCAAAAACCTACACTTG ctATGTTTGTTCGGTATTGAAGGAATTCTAAAGGAGGATGTCATCTCATCAGATGTGGCTCTTAGTCTGCTCAGTTCTCACCTTAAATCTTTGCAAGATAGTCAGGATAAAGCAGTCAGGGCAAAGTCACTCAAG ATTTTACGGCAGTTGGAGAGGCTTGAAGCAGACACTAGTCTAGATCAGCCATTGATGCCTGAGGGGCAGCTCAAGCCCCAGTCAGTATTTGAAGCTGCTGGTCAGGATATACCAGGACCCTTAGTTAACACAACTTCAATGAAAGCTGCTGTTTCAAGAGAAACACCCTCTGCTATAATAGTTGGCAACTCAAAAACATCTGGTGGTTCTTTGTTCAGCGGTATGACTGTAGCAGCCATGCCCCAAGTAAGTCCTGAAGATCAGGTATCAACAGGGATGTCTTCAAGTGCTTCCTGTAGGACCAAGGATTCTGAAGGAAATCCAGTTTCCGATTTGTTGATAGACAACCAGTTCATGTCAGAATCAGGCTCATCAGAAGCAAACCTACTTCTTCCAGATGCTAAGGCAAATTTAGTATCAAATCATGAAACACATGGAGACAGTACTCTGATGAGTTCACCTGTAACCCATGGTGTCATTCCTGTAAACCCTGTAGGAGCATCAGAATATCAAGACGTTGTTCATCGAGAGGCAACTCAGCACAGAAGTGTGGATCCCATAATGTCCAGAGAAGCAGGATTTGCAGACCTCTGGAAAACAGTGTCCCCAAAGAAAGCGTCTTCTCACCCAAAGTCTTCATCAGAACAAGTTCTTTCAAAGCTCAGTACTGTAAACCCTCAAGTCGATATGCCTTCCCAAAGACATCCCAGCGGTGCATTTCAACAACCAGTCATGACTGCCCAGCATATTTCTCAGATGTACCCACAGTTGTCATCTGTCATGTTGAGTGGGACTACCTCGGTGCCAATCAATCTTGCCAAGAAGCCAACGACAGGGTTTGGATTCGTTGTGgacactgatgatgatgagcaGCAGAAAGCTGGAACAAGTAGAGATGCCTTTAGTTTCATCCAAGATgcaataaaaaatagtaaatcaTGA
- the LOC129269360 gene encoding ATP synthase subunit f, mitochondrial-like, producing the protein MWILLLAIWQYLTILFECIVFLYCLAIAELRLSEVKLGQLPRWLSTCSFTPAGLVRALGRGRTRYYNKYINVVRGNIAPVGQFIATFVVLNYMWRFRVEKEHRLRKHHW; encoded by the exons ATGTGGATCCTCCTCTTGGCAAT TTGGCAATATTTGACTATATTATTTGAATGTATTGTCTTTTTGTATTGTTTAGCTATTGCAGAGTTGAGACTGAGTGAGGTGAAGCTTGGTCAGCTTCCCAGGTGGCTGTCAACCTGCTCCTTCACACCAGCTGGTCTTGTCAGAGCCTTAGGAAGAG GTCGCACAAGGTATTACAACAAATATATCAATGTAGTACGAGGCAATATTGCTCCTGTTGGCCAGTTTATAGCTACTTTTGTCGTTCTTAACTACATGTGGCGTTTCAGGGTTGAAA AGGAACATCGTCTAAGAAAGCATCATTGGTGA